A window of Ictidomys tridecemlineatus isolate mIctTri1 chromosome 1, mIctTri1.hap1, whole genome shotgun sequence contains these coding sequences:
- the Cyp2e1 gene encoding cytochrome P450 2E1 isoform X3 — protein MAALGITLALLVWLVTLLFISIWKQIHSSWNLPPGPFPLPIVGNVLQVDLKDIPKSFARLAERFGPVFTLYLGTRRVVVLHGYKAVKEVLLNRKNEFSGRGKIPAFHMYEQKGIIFNNGPTWKDIRRFSLTTLRDYGMGKQGNEERIQREAHFLLEELRKTRGQPFDPTFLVGCAPCNVIADILFNRRFNYDDKKCLRLMSMFNANFYLLSTPWLQLYNNFSDYLHYLPGSHRKVIANASEIKAYTLEMAKEHLQSLDPSCPRDFTDCLLMEMEKVPRATLLDLMGWGVPGTSLTACSWKWRSTVESLGTLWKTWL, from the exons ATGGCTGCTCTTGGCATTACCCTGGCACTGCTGGTGTGGCTGGTCACCCTCCTGTTCATATCCATCTGGAAGCAGATCCACAGCAGCTGGAACCTGCCCCCAGGGCCTTTCCCACTACCCATCGTGGGGAATGTTCTCCAGGTGGACTTGAAGGATATTCCCAAATCTTTTGCCAGG CTGGCAGAGCGCTTTGGGCCTGTGTTCACACTGTACTTGGGCACGCGGCGCGTGGTGGTCCTGCATGGCTACAAGGCTGTGAAGGAGGTGCTGCTGAACCGCAAGAACGAGTTCTCCGGCCGAGGGAAGATTCCTGCATTCCATATGTATGAGCAAAAGG gaattattttcaataatggGCCTACCTGGAAGGACATTCGGCGGTTCTCCCTGACCACCCTCCGGGATTACGGGATGGGAAAACAGGGCAATGAGGAACGGATCCAGAGGGAGGCCCACTTCCTGCTGGAGGAGCTCAGGAAGACTCGGG GCCAGCCCTTCGACCCTACCTTCCTTGTGGGCTGCGCACCCTGCAACGTCATAGCGGACATCCTGTTCAACAGGCGTTTCAACTACGACGACAAGAAGTGTCTGCGGCTCATGAGCATGTTTAATGCTAACTTCTACCTGCTTAGTACTCCTTGGCTGCAG cttTACAATAATTTTTCGGACTACTTACACTATCTACCTGGAAGCCATAGAAAAGTCATAGCAAACGCGTCTGAAATAAAAGCATACACACTTGAAATGGCCAAGGAGCACCTCCAGTCACTGGACCCCAGCTGTCCCCGGGACTTCACTGACTGCCTGCTCATGGAAATGGAGAAGGTACCCAGAGCCACCCTGCTGGACTTGATGGGGTGGGGTGTCCCCGGGACTTCACTGACTGCCTGCTCATGGAAATGGAGAAG CACAGTGGAGAGTCTGGGTACACTCTGGAAAACGTGGCTGTAA